In the genome of Hymenobacter cellulosivorans, one region contains:
- the rplA gene encoding 50S ribosomal protein L1 codes for MAQVSKKRKEALAKHDLTQVRNLVEAAKVVKDITYTKFDASVDIDVRLGVDPRKADQMVRGVATLPHGTGKTVRVLALVTPDKEAEATAAGADFVGLDDYISKIEKGWTDIDVIITMPSVMAKVGRLGRVLGPRGLMPNPKSGTVTTDVAKAVQEVKAGKIDFKVDKTGIIHTSIGKVSFDDQKLAENAIEVIQTLQRLKPSSAKGTYIKSITLSSTMSPAVPVDTTVTSA; via the coding sequence ATGGCACAAGTTAGCAAAAAGCGCAAGGAAGCCCTTGCCAAACACGACCTGACGCAGGTACGCAACCTTGTTGAGGCAGCCAAAGTGGTGAAGGACATTACCTACACCAAGTTTGACGCTTCCGTTGACATCGACGTACGTCTGGGCGTTGACCCCCGCAAAGCCGACCAGATGGTTCGTGGCGTCGCCACGCTGCCCCACGGTACCGGCAAAACCGTACGCGTTCTGGCTCTGGTTACTCCTGATAAGGAAGCCGAAGCTACCGCTGCTGGCGCTGATTTCGTAGGCTTGGACGACTACATCTCGAAGATCGAGAAAGGCTGGACCGACATCGACGTGATTATCACGATGCCGTCGGTAATGGCTAAAGTAGGTCGCCTGGGTCGCGTACTTGGTCCCCGTGGTCTGATGCCAAACCCCAAGTCGGGTACGGTAACGACCGACGTAGCCAAGGCAGTGCAGGAAGTGAAGGCTGGTAAAATCGACTTCAAAGTTGACAAAACCGGTATCATTCACACCAGCATCGGCAAAGTGTCTTTTGATGACCAGAAGCTGGCTGAAAACGCCATCGAAGTAATCCAGACGCTTCAGCGTCTGAAGCCTTCGTCGGCCAAAGGTACTTACATCAAGAGCATCACGCTGAGCAGCACGATGAGCCCCGCCGTTCCGGTTGACACCACGGTTACTTCCGCTTAA
- the rplK gene encoding 50S ribosomal protein L11: MAKEIRGYLKLQIKGGAANPSPPVGPALGSKGLNIMEFCKQFNARTQDKAGQVCPVLITMYTDKSFDFVVKTPPAPVMLLEAAKLQGGSKEPNRNKVGSVTWDQIRTIAEVKMPDLNAFQVESAMKQVAGTARSMGITIKGDSPFAE, translated from the coding sequence ATGGCCAAAGAAATTAGAGGTTATCTGAAGCTTCAGATAAAGGGAGGCGCTGCGAACCCCTCGCCGCCGGTTGGACCTGCACTTGGTAGCAAAGGCCTTAACATCATGGAATTCTGCAAGCAGTTCAACGCTCGCACCCAGGATAAGGCCGGCCAAGTATGTCCCGTATTGATCACCATGTACACCGACAAGTCCTTTGACTTTGTTGTGAAAACCCCTCCGGCGCCAGTAATGCTGCTGGAAGCTGCCAAGCTCCAGGGTGGTTCGAAAGAGCCTAACCGGAACAAGGTAGGTTCGGTTACGTGGGACCAAATCCGCACCATCGCCGAAGTGAAAATGCCCGACTTGAACGCCTTCCAGGTGGAGTCGGCCATGAAGCAGGTGGCAGGTACGGCCCGCAGCATGGGTATTACCATCAAGGGCGATTCTCCCTTTGCTGAATAA
- the nusG gene encoding transcription termination/antitermination protein NusG, translated as MGELKWYVVRSVSGQEKKAKQYLETEIGRHGLSDLVPQVLIPAEKVYEMRNGKKRVRERNFFPGYILIHADLTHGEVDHIITSTPGVIGFLSDKEGKSTNTKPIPLRLSEVNRILGIVDEAEEETASLETPFVVGELVKVVDGAFSGFSGNVSEVFEERKKLNVIVKIFGRSTPMELSYTQVEKES; from the coding sequence ATGGGAGAGTTGAAGTGGTACGTGGTTCGCTCGGTTAGCGGACAGGAGAAGAAAGCCAAGCAATACTTGGAAACCGAGATTGGCCGCCACGGTCTATCGGATCTGGTTCCTCAAGTATTAATTCCGGCTGAGAAGGTTTACGAGATGCGCAACGGCAAGAAGCGCGTTCGAGAGCGGAACTTCTTCCCCGGTTACATCTTGATCCACGCCGATCTGACCCACGGCGAAGTTGACCACATTATTACCAGCACTCCTGGGGTAATTGGTTTCCTGAGCGACAAAGAAGGCAAGAGCACCAACACTAAGCCAATTCCGCTGCGCCTGTCCGAAGTAAATCGGATTCTGGGCATCGTTGACGAAGCAGAAGAAGAAACGGCCAGCCTTGAGACGCCTTTTGTAGTAGGAGAGCTGGTGAAAGTAGTCGATGGAGCCTTCAGCGGCTTCTCGGGCAACGTTTCGGAAGTATTCGAAGAGCGGAAGAAGCTCAACGTAATTGTGAAAATATTTGGCCGTAGCACGCCCATGGAGTTGAGCTACACCCAGGTCGAGAAAGAATCATAA
- the secE gene encoding preprotein translocase subunit SecE — translation MSKLTKYFRDTTEEMRYKVTWSSFEELQKSAGLVLIGSLVFAAVVGIMDVVFNKSLEAFYNSFR, via the coding sequence ATGAGCAAGCTGACGAAATATTTCCGCGATACCACGGAGGAGATGCGTTACAAGGTAACGTGGTCTTCTTTTGAGGAACTGCAGAAGAGTGCCGGTCTGGTGCTCATCGGTTCGCTCGTGTTTGCCGCCGTTGTAGGCATTATGGACGTTGTGTTCAATAAAAGCCTCGAAGCGTTTTACAACTCATTCCGTTAA
- the tuf gene encoding elongation factor Tu, giving the protein MAKENFDRSKPHVNIGTIGHVDHGKTTLTAAITTVLANKGLAAKRDFSSIDNAPEEKERGITINTAHVEYATENRHYAHVDCPGHADYVKNMVTGAAQMDGAILVVAATDGPMPQTREHILLARQVGVPQLVVFMNKVDMVDDPELLELVEMEIRELLSFYDFDGDNIPVIQGSALGGLNGDANWVPKIEELMDAVDSFIPIPARLTDLPFLMPVEDVFSITGRGTVATGRIERGIINSGEQVDILGMGAEGLKSTVTGVEMFRKILDRGEAGDNVGLLLRGIEKEAIRRGMVICKPGSVTPHQKFKAEVYVLSKEEGGRHTPFFNNYRPQFYLRTTDVTGIITLPEGVEMVMPGDNITIQVELINKVAMEKGLRFAIREGGRTVGAGQVTEILD; this is encoded by the coding sequence ATGGCCAAAGAAAATTTTGATCGTTCCAAGCCGCACGTGAACATCGGTACGATCGGGCACGTCGACCACGGCAAAACCACCCTGACTGCTGCTATCACCACGGTACTGGCGAACAAAGGTTTGGCTGCTAAGCGTGACTTCTCTTCGATCGACAATGCTCCCGAAGAAAAAGAGCGTGGTATCACCATCAACACCGCTCACGTAGAGTACGCTACCGAAAACCGTCACTACGCTCACGTTGACTGCCCCGGTCACGCTGACTATGTGAAGAACATGGTAACGGGTGCTGCCCAGATGGACGGCGCTATCCTCGTAGTAGCTGCTACCGACGGTCCGATGCCCCAGACGCGTGAGCACATCCTGCTGGCTCGCCAGGTAGGTGTACCTCAGCTTGTAGTGTTCATGAACAAAGTGGACATGGTGGATGACCCCGAGCTGCTCGAGCTGGTGGAAATGGAAATCCGCGAACTGCTTTCGTTCTATGACTTCGACGGTGACAACATTCCTGTTATCCAGGGTTCGGCTCTGGGCGGCCTGAATGGCGATGCCAACTGGGTTCCTAAGATCGAAGAACTGATGGACGCTGTTGACTCGTTCATTCCGATTCCTGCTCGTCTGACCGACCTGCCCTTCCTGATGCCCGTAGAGGACGTATTCTCTATCACGGGTCGTGGTACGGTAGCTACCGGCCGTATCGAGCGTGGTATCATCAACTCGGGTGAGCAAGTTGACATCCTCGGCATGGGTGCTGAAGGCCTGAAGTCGACCGTAACCGGTGTTGAGATGTTCCGCAAGATCCTCGACCGTGGCGAAGCTGGTGACAACGTAGGTCTGCTGCTCCGTGGCATTGAAAAAGAAGCCATCCGTCGTGGTATGGTTATCTGCAAGCCCGGCTCGGTAACTCCTCACCAGAAGTTCAAAGCTGAGGTGTACGTACTGTCGAAAGAGGAAGGTGGCCGTCACACGCCCTTCTTCAACAACTACCGTCCCCAGTTCTACCTGCGTACCACCGACGTTACCGGTATCATCACCCTCCCAGAAGGTGTTGAAATGGTAATGCCTGGTGACAACATCACCATCCAAGTTGAGCTGATCAACAAGGTGGCAATGGAGAAAGGTCTGCGTTTCGCTATCCGCGAAGGTGGCCGTACGGTAGGTGCCGGTCAGGTAACTGAAATCCTCGACTAG
- a CDS encoding M1 family metallopeptidase, whose protein sequence is MRFDWAKQWLLGTASLTLRPHFYPQSQVVLDAKGFDIKSVRLLAGGKEKNLNYTYDKRKLTITLDRQYARTEPYQIRISYTAKPNELEQGGSAAITGNKGLYFINPLGTEKNKPKQIWTQGETEANSCWFPTIDKPNQRMTQEIAMTVDAQYKTLSNGLLISSKKNADGTRTDVWKQSLPAAPYLTMMAVGDFAVVNDSWRGKAVDYYVEPAFQSTAKTIFGNTPAMLDFFSKKLGVDFPWEKYAQVSIRDFVSGAMENTSATTIRQEWTQLTSRELLDKTYITEGTIAHELFHQWFGDYVTAESWSNLPLNEAFADYSELLWAENKYGADAAELVQQEKLNQYLSEAESKREPLIRYRYAEREDMFDRHSYDKGGRVLHMLRKYVGDEAFYASLNRYLTSNKFSASEIAKLRIAFEETTGEDLMWFFDQWFMQRGHPELRVTHTYNNGQVTMRVQQIQDSTFTPIYRLPVTVTTWINKQATDTRIVVTKADQTFQWAAPQRPNLVKFDSEGQLLAKIQEERNQDELMFQYYNARNYLQKYEAIDGLRSKVGDLAVSGLLRNALNDNFWAVRNAALEALRKYKGPEGNAVRKDIKRVAAGDVKSQVRATALATLSTFPNEDFGDVYSVALNDSSYLVASAAINALTKAPTVGTRERINSMQETSSTMVLSALANYYSLNGNLDHYPWFLRRLNDVPEDDLYNYLQNFGTLMTRIPPIEREKGIQKLEMLARTHRNYAVKLGAYRALNTLVASTPSLKPVLQDIKAKEKDSQLKAFYSLLQ, encoded by the coding sequence GTGCGTTTCGATTGGGCTAAACAGTGGTTGCTCGGTACGGCCTCCCTCACGCTACGTCCGCACTTCTACCCCCAGAGCCAAGTGGTGCTCGACGCCAAAGGCTTCGACATCAAAAGCGTACGGCTGCTGGCTGGGGGAAAAGAGAAAAATCTGAACTATACCTACGATAAGCGTAAGCTTACAATTACGCTCGACCGGCAGTACGCCCGCACTGAGCCCTATCAGATTCGCATCAGCTATACCGCTAAACCCAATGAGCTGGAGCAGGGGGGAAGCGCGGCCATTACCGGCAATAAAGGTCTGTATTTTATCAACCCGCTCGGTACGGAGAAAAATAAGCCCAAGCAGATCTGGACCCAGGGCGAGACGGAAGCCAACTCCTGCTGGTTTCCGACGATTGATAAGCCCAATCAGCGCATGACCCAGGAAATTGCCATGACCGTGGACGCGCAATACAAGACGCTGTCGAACGGCCTGCTGATTTCCTCCAAGAAAAATGCTGACGGCACCCGCACCGACGTATGGAAGCAGAGCCTGCCAGCGGCGCCCTACCTAACCATGATGGCCGTCGGCGACTTTGCCGTTGTCAATGACTCCTGGCGCGGTAAAGCCGTGGATTATTACGTTGAACCTGCGTTTCAGAGCACGGCCAAAACCATTTTTGGCAATACGCCGGCCATGCTGGACTTCTTCTCCAAGAAGTTGGGCGTGGATTTTCCCTGGGAAAAGTATGCTCAAGTGTCTATCCGTGACTTTGTGTCGGGGGCCATGGAGAATACCTCCGCTACAACCATTCGCCAGGAATGGACCCAGCTGACGTCCCGGGAACTGCTGGACAAAACCTACATTACTGAAGGTACCATTGCCCACGAGTTGTTTCACCAGTGGTTTGGCGACTACGTAACGGCCGAAAGCTGGAGCAACCTGCCTTTGAACGAAGCCTTTGCTGATTATTCTGAGCTGCTTTGGGCCGAAAACAAGTACGGTGCCGATGCTGCCGAGCTGGTGCAGCAGGAAAAACTGAACCAATACCTAAGTGAAGCCGAAAGCAAACGGGAGCCTCTGATCCGCTACCGCTATGCCGAACGGGAAGACATGTTCGATCGACATTCCTATGACAAGGGGGGGCGGGTGCTGCACATGCTGCGCAAATACGTGGGCGACGAGGCCTTTTATGCTTCGCTCAACCGGTATCTGACCAGCAATAAGTTTTCGGCTTCCGAGATAGCTAAGCTGCGTATTGCCTTCGAAGAAACCACCGGAGAAGACCTAATGTGGTTTTTCGACCAATGGTTTATGCAGCGTGGCCATCCGGAGTTGCGCGTCACCCATACGTACAATAACGGTCAGGTGACCATGCGGGTCCAGCAAATCCAGGACTCGACCTTTACGCCCATTTACCGCCTGCCCGTCACGGTTACCACCTGGATTAATAAGCAGGCTACCGATACGCGCATCGTTGTTACCAAAGCGGACCAGACGTTTCAATGGGCCGCTCCCCAGCGCCCTAATCTGGTCAAGTTTGACTCGGAAGGGCAACTGCTTGCCAAAATTCAGGAGGAGCGTAATCAGGATGAACTGATGTTCCAGTACTATAATGCCCGCAACTACTTGCAGAAATACGAGGCCATTGATGGCCTACGCAGTAAAGTAGGAGACTTGGCGGTAAGTGGTCTGTTGCGCAATGCTCTGAATGATAATTTTTGGGCCGTGCGTAACGCCGCCCTAGAAGCCTTGCGCAAGTACAAAGGACCTGAAGGCAATGCGGTGCGTAAAGACATTAAGCGCGTAGCTGCCGGCGATGTAAAAAGCCAAGTTCGGGCTACGGCTTTGGCTACGCTCTCGACCTTTCCCAACGAAGACTTCGGCGACGTCTATAGCGTAGCGCTCAACGATAGTTCTTACTTGGTGGCTAGCGCCGCTATAAATGCCCTTACCAAAGCACCTACTGTCGGAACCCGGGAGCGGATCAATTCCATGCAGGAAACTAGCAGTACTATGGTGCTCAGCGCTCTGGCCAACTACTATTCGCTTAACGGCAATCTGGACCATTACCCCTGGTTCCTGCGTCGCCTCAACGATGTGCCCGAAGATGACCTATACAACTACCTGCAGAACTTCGGCACCCTGATGACCCGGATTCCCCCAATTGAGCGCGAGAAGGGTATTCAAAAGCTCGAAATGCTGGCTCGTACCCATCGCAACTATGCCGTGAAGCTGGGCGCATACCGCGCTTTGAACACGCTTGTAGCTAGTACGCCCAGTTTAAAACCTGTGCTGCAGGATATCAAAGCCAAGGAGAAAGACAGCCAGTTGAAGGCATTCTACAGCTTGCTCCAATAA
- a CDS encoding biotin/lipoyl-containing protein, whose translation MLQVSTGSNQTWDVDYRPNGSTLVNGEPFSWDLVSLGNGRYHLLHEGRSYSAEVISTDYTAKTFVLKLNGQLIELQAKDRFDLLLDKLGMSNAAASKVNELKAPMPGLIVAIRVEAGQQVQKGDPLLVLEAMKMENILKAPGDGTVGSIKVGLRDNVTKGQVLIQFS comes from the coding sequence ATGCTACAGGTAAGCACCGGTTCCAATCAGACCTGGGATGTTGATTATCGTCCCAACGGCTCCACACTCGTTAACGGTGAGCCGTTTAGTTGGGACTTGGTTTCACTGGGAAATGGCCGCTACCATCTGCTGCACGAGGGTCGCTCGTATTCGGCTGAGGTTATCAGCACTGACTATACGGCCAAAACTTTCGTGCTCAAGCTCAACGGTCAGCTCATCGAGCTGCAGGCCAAAGACCGGTTCGATTTGCTGCTCGATAAGCTTGGAATGAGCAATGCAGCGGCCAGCAAGGTAAACGAGCTCAAGGCGCCCATGCCTGGCCTGATTGTCGCCATCCGGGTTGAGGCCGGTCAGCAGGTACAGAAAGGCGACCCGCTATTGGTGCTCGAAGCCATGAAAATGGAAAACATCCTCAAAGCTCCCGGCGACGGAACGGTAGGCAGCATCAAAGTCGGGCTGCGCGACAACGTGACGAAAGGCCAGGTGCTCATTCAATTCAGCTAA
- the pyrH gene encoding UMP kinase gives MKYNRILLKLSGEALMGQQQYGIDAVRLMQYAEEIKTAAATGTQVAVVIGGGNIFRGVQAEAFGLDRVQGDYMGMLATVINSMALQSALEKLDVNTRLLSGVTIQRVCEPYIRRRALRHLEKGRVVIFGAGIGSPYFTTDSAASLRAIEIEADVVLKGTRVDGIYTADPEKDPTATRYPEITFDEVMEKNLNVMDMTAFTLCKENNLPIIVFDMNKPGNLQRLIEGETVGTRVSMNGSNAPKPDGKHSTLQPSLPTPTKQA, from the coding sequence TTGAAGTACAACCGAATTCTGCTAAAACTGAGCGGTGAGGCCCTGATGGGTCAGCAGCAATATGGCATTGATGCGGTCCGCCTGATGCAATACGCCGAGGAAATCAAGACGGCCGCGGCAACCGGTACGCAGGTAGCCGTCGTCATTGGCGGGGGCAACATCTTCCGGGGCGTGCAAGCCGAAGCCTTTGGCCTCGACCGGGTACAGGGCGACTATATGGGCATGCTGGCGACGGTCATCAACTCGATGGCTCTGCAAAGCGCCCTGGAAAAACTCGACGTCAATACGCGCCTGCTCTCCGGAGTTACCATTCAGCGTGTGTGTGAGCCCTACATCCGCCGCCGCGCCCTGCGTCACCTCGAAAAAGGCCGGGTAGTCATCTTCGGTGCCGGCATTGGGTCCCCCTATTTCACTACCGACTCGGCCGCGTCATTGCGGGCCATCGAAATTGAGGCCGATGTGGTGCTGAAAGGCACCCGCGTAGACGGCATTTATACAGCTGACCCAGAGAAAGACCCTACGGCCACGCGCTACCCGGAAATCACCTTTGATGAGGTAATGGAAAAAAACCTCAACGTGATGGACATGACGGCCTTCACCCTCTGCAAGGAAAACAACCTGCCCATCATCGTATTCGACATGAACAAGCCCGGCAACCTGCAACGCCTGATTGAAGGCGAAACGGTAGGCACCCGGGTTTCGATGAACGGCTCGAACGCGCCAAAGCCCGATGGCAAGCACAGCACCCTGCAGCCTTCCCTACCTACTCCTACCAAGCAGGCCTAA